In the Streptomyces sp. cg36 genome, one interval contains:
- a CDS encoding ricin-type beta-trefoil lectin domain protein has product MSVVPSGLPGIGRRRSGSRRTGTARTGALVALLALTAGLGSAPGAAAVDRTGPADVAAAIRANDARNAEAARTAGDEAKRPRSAAAKAVAEARRTRHDVQVAALTDEFSTTYATPAGKLRTEQHTDVQRVRRDGGWRAPDDRLAARPDGTLAPVAALDSLVISGGGTGPLAVMTAKDGKQLSLGSPFPGALPKPVIEGGSALFRSVAKDTDLKVTATKEGGFTTVVVLNSPLAAANPAVRRLTFPTSTKGVRLSADRTGTLRATHGSETVFAAPAPRMWSAAAPAAAKQFTGERRAPAGAALTSGKAAASAPAAPAARPKSASAAPVGRSSTEGPAGNAPAADIAVRTTGDVTRALAAGGATARRSGAVTLTPDRGLLDDKKTVYPVYVDPSWSNDSRGKSHHAWVMQAWPTTGNYDRTGGGDRDHPGMGYQGWETKTGIERTLFEFNLNGYAGATVNYANLRVAQYISSDWSCTATYPVNLYHAGAFDGGINWGNHRTYEWVDGKYVPGNGTQKECYGDIPIDFNITAPMRNALGDTNTPLAFALVGAEGTGDKMGFKRFSYDATLSTEYDFTPGKPGNPHATPAPHRVSAADTDACWDAPLSSYGWVTDTRTTLTSKVTSPNQGQLTEFVSVWDNATGGNTVHQNWSGFVGNGNDASYTLPYGTLQDGHYYGWQAQGDDGLLRGPGSDVCHFAVDLTPPVLKFGDFTDPATQFPPSGDGQTTKLRLGQEGRIPIVAADPNPSGKLASGLACVRWSYDAQFATYDQTCGTPLTMSEIRTTPRHWGTNILYAKAYDEAGNSSQTASYAFYVPWAPGPVAFGDTTGDARPDLLVPDDAGNLVTHGRATDPGNPNVPASGVAARAAQAPEYDATQRTWKDYRVSHRGAVDPGLNTDDLFVHRDGQAGAQGGKALYYYANTLSDPGRFTLGTKTNVARVNCAGGATACPGFHPGTGDNWQYTTQITPIGSPVDARTPSRDVVGATGVLAVESDNLWYYPVKTNGTLAAPNLVAAGGWSDVDLMVPGNTLAIGASGATAPALWIRARTTAGGRTAGDIYQYRLTTAVRADSYTTVSAVTASPATKIGYGITTTRPIGADGDLTDDGVPDFWAVTDDGKIHVWPATASGGAVDGFAGDHYRGSTRAPAAHWPLAGDATAVPADQNGTATAAGVSYTADTVDGHAGTQVAVFDGSGAIATGRPAADPHRSFTVSVWANPGKGGVVASQDNGRTSAWMLYAEPGAWRFAIANADNDAWPYDYTYALGQAVTFQPGVWTQLTASYNAATGQMSLYVNGTLAGSGHHVAASTPPVQGGVVIGRYQNKGQAGAPLTGRVSNLAIYEGAVAPTAAGEIRFATNADRCLDLPNGDAAAGVQLWTCNRSPAQAFSVNADGTITAGGRCLDASGQGTANGTAVGMWYCNNGGNQQWLPRADGSVYNPVSGRCLDITWGDASIGARPELFDCNGTPAQRFSVPGLQTPALPMINP; this is encoded by the coding sequence TTGTCTGTTGTTCCATCCGGGCTGCCCGGAATCGGAAGACGAAGGTCCGGATCGCGTCGCACCGGCACCGCACGGACGGGCGCGCTGGTCGCGCTGCTCGCCCTGACCGCCGGACTCGGCTCGGCGCCCGGCGCGGCGGCCGTCGACCGCACCGGCCCGGCCGACGTGGCCGCGGCCATCCGGGCCAACGACGCCCGCAACGCCGAGGCCGCCCGCACCGCGGGCGACGAGGCGAAGCGACCGCGGAGCGCGGCGGCCAAGGCGGTCGCCGAGGCCCGCCGCACCCGCCACGACGTGCAAGTCGCCGCGCTGACAGACGAGTTCAGCACCACGTACGCCACCCCCGCCGGAAAGCTGCGGACCGAGCAGCACACCGACGTCCAGCGGGTACGGCGCGACGGCGGCTGGCGCGCCCCGGACGACCGGCTGGCCGCGCGCCCGGACGGCACCCTCGCCCCCGTGGCGGCCCTGGACAGCCTCGTCATCTCCGGCGGCGGCACCGGCCCCCTGGCGGTGATGACCGCCAAGGACGGCAAGCAGCTCTCCCTGGGATCGCCGTTCCCCGGCGCCCTGCCCAAGCCCGTGATCGAAGGCGGCAGCGCGCTGTTCCGCTCCGTCGCCAAGGACACCGACCTGAAGGTGACCGCCACCAAGGAGGGCGGCTTCACCACCGTCGTCGTCCTGAACTCGCCCCTAGCGGCGGCCAATCCGGCCGTGCGCCGGCTGACGTTCCCGACCAGCACCAAGGGCGTACGTCTGAGCGCCGACCGCACCGGGACCCTGCGCGCCACCCACGGCAGCGAGACCGTGTTCGCCGCGCCGGCTCCCCGGATGTGGTCGGCCGCGGCCCCCGCCGCGGCCAAGCAGTTCACCGGCGAGCGCCGCGCCCCGGCCGGCGCCGCCCTCACCTCGGGCAAGGCAGCCGCGAGCGCGCCCGCCGCGCCCGCCGCCCGCCCCAAGTCCGCCTCGGCGGCCCCCGTGGGGCGCAGCAGCACCGAGGGACCGGCCGGGAACGCCCCGGCCGCCGACATCGCCGTACGCACCACCGGTGACGTCACCCGCGCCCTCGCGGCGGGCGGTGCCACCGCACGGCGGAGCGGCGCGGTCACCCTCACCCCGGACCGCGGCCTGCTCGACGACAAGAAGACGGTCTACCCGGTCTACGTCGACCCGTCCTGGTCCAACGACTCGCGCGGCAAGAGCCACCACGCCTGGGTGATGCAGGCGTGGCCGACCACCGGCAACTACGACCGCACCGGCGGCGGCGACCGCGACCACCCCGGCATGGGCTACCAGGGCTGGGAGACCAAGACCGGCATCGAGCGCACCCTGTTCGAGTTCAACCTCAACGGGTACGCGGGCGCCACCGTCAACTACGCCAATCTGCGCGTCGCCCAGTACATCTCGTCCGACTGGTCCTGCACCGCCACGTACCCGGTGAACCTCTACCACGCCGGTGCCTTCGACGGCGGCATCAACTGGGGCAACCACCGCACCTACGAGTGGGTCGACGGGAAGTACGTCCCTGGCAACGGCACCCAGAAGGAGTGCTACGGGGACATCCCGATCGACTTCAACATCACCGCACCCATGCGCAACGCCCTCGGCGACACCAACACCCCGCTGGCCTTCGCGCTGGTGGGCGCCGAAGGCACCGGCGACAAGATGGGCTTCAAGCGCTTCTCCTACGACGCCACCCTCTCCACCGAGTACGACTTCACCCCCGGCAAGCCCGGCAACCCCCACGCCACCCCCGCCCCCCACCGGGTCAGCGCGGCCGACACCGACGCCTGCTGGGACGCCCCGCTGAGCTCCTACGGCTGGGTGACCGACACCCGCACCACCCTCACCTCCAAGGTGACCAGCCCCAACCAGGGCCAGCTCACCGAGTTCGTCAGCGTCTGGGACAACGCGACCGGCGGAAACACCGTCCACCAGAACTGGTCCGGCTTCGTCGGCAACGGCAACGACGCCTCCTACACCCTCCCGTACGGCACCCTCCAGGACGGCCACTACTACGGCTGGCAGGCGCAGGGCGACGACGGGCTGCTGCGCGGGCCGGGCAGCGACGTGTGCCACTTCGCGGTGGACCTCACCCCGCCCGTCCTGAAGTTCGGCGACTTCACCGACCCCGCCACCCAGTTCCCGCCCTCCGGCGACGGCCAGACCACCAAGCTGCGCCTCGGCCAGGAGGGCCGCATCCCGATCGTGGCCGCCGACCCCAACCCCTCGGGCAAGCTGGCCTCGGGCCTGGCCTGCGTGCGCTGGAGCTACGACGCCCAGTTCGCCACGTACGACCAGACCTGCGGCACCCCGCTGACCATGAGCGAGATCAGGACCACACCGCGGCACTGGGGCACCAACATCCTCTACGCCAAGGCGTACGACGAAGCCGGGAACAGCTCGCAGACCGCCTCCTACGCGTTCTACGTGCCGTGGGCGCCCGGTCCGGTCGCCTTCGGCGACACCACCGGCGACGCCCGCCCCGACCTGCTGGTCCCGGACGACGCGGGCAACCTCGTCACCCACGGCCGGGCCACCGACCCCGGCAACCCGAACGTCCCGGCCAGCGGCGTGGCCGCCCGCGCCGCACAGGCACCCGAGTACGACGCCACCCAGCGCACCTGGAAGGACTACCGGGTCAGCCACCGGGGCGCGGTCGACCCCGGCCTCAACACCGACGACCTGTTCGTCCACCGCGACGGCCAGGCCGGCGCCCAGGGCGGCAAGGCCCTCTACTACTACGCCAACACCCTCTCCGACCCCGGCCGCTTCACGCTCGGCACCAAGACCAACGTGGCCCGCGTCAACTGCGCCGGCGGCGCCACCGCGTGCCCCGGATTCCACCCGGGCACCGGTGACAACTGGCAGTACACCACCCAGATCACCCCGATCGGTTCGCCGGTCGACGCCCGCACCCCCAGCCGTGACGTCGTCGGCGCCACCGGTGTGCTCGCCGTCGAGTCCGACAACCTCTGGTACTACCCGGTCAAGACCAACGGCACCCTGGCGGCGCCCAACCTGGTCGCCGCGGGCGGCTGGAGCGACGTGGACCTGATGGTGCCGGGCAACACCCTCGCCATCGGCGCCTCCGGTGCCACCGCGCCCGCCCTGTGGATCCGCGCCCGCACCACCGCGGGTGGCCGGACGGCCGGAGACATCTACCAGTACCGGCTGACCACCGCCGTACGCGCCGACTCGTACACCACGGTCAGCGCGGTGACCGCGAGCCCCGCCACGAAGATCGGTTACGGGATCACCACCACCCGGCCCATCGGCGCCGACGGCGACCTCACCGACGACGGCGTGCCCGACTTCTGGGCCGTCACCGACGACGGCAAGATCCACGTGTGGCCCGCCACGGCGAGCGGTGGAGCAGTCGACGGTTTCGCCGGGGACCACTACCGCGGCAGCACCCGGGCGCCCGCGGCCCACTGGCCGCTCGCGGGCGACGCCACGGCCGTTCCCGCCGACCAGAACGGCACGGCGACGGCGGCCGGGGTCAGCTACACCGCCGACACCGTCGACGGGCACGCGGGCACCCAGGTGGCGGTCTTCGACGGCTCGGGCGCGATCGCCACGGGCAGGCCGGCGGCCGACCCCCACCGCAGCTTCACCGTCAGCGTCTGGGCCAACCCCGGCAAGGGCGGAGTCGTGGCCAGCCAGGACAACGGCCGCACCAGCGCGTGGATGCTCTACGCCGAGCCCGGCGCCTGGCGGTTCGCCATCGCCAACGCCGACAACGACGCCTGGCCCTACGACTACACGTACGCCCTGGGGCAGGCCGTCACCTTCCAGCCCGGCGTGTGGACCCAGCTGACCGCCAGCTACAACGCGGCCACCGGCCAGATGAGCCTGTACGTCAACGGCACGCTGGCGGGCAGCGGTCACCACGTCGCCGCCAGCACCCCGCCCGTCCAGGGAGGGGTGGTGATCGGCCGCTACCAGAACAAGGGCCAGGCCGGGGCTCCCCTGACCGGCCGGGTGAGCAACCTGGCGATCTACGAGGGCGCGGTGGCCCCCACCGCGGCGGGCGAGATCCGCTTCGCCACGAACGCGGACCGCTGTCTGGACCTGCCGAACGGCGACGCGGCGGCGGGCGTCCAGCTGTGGACCTGCAACCGCAGCCCGGCCCAGGCGTTCTCGGTCAACGCCGACGGCACCATCACGGCGGGCGGGCGCTGCCTGGACGCCTCCGGGCAGGGCACGGCCAACGGGACCGCCGTCGGGATGTGGTACTGCAACAACGGCGGCAACCAGCAGTGGCTGCCCCGCGCCGACGGCAGCGTCTACAACCCCGTCTCGGGCCGCTGCCTCGACATCACCTGGGGCGACGCCTCGATCGGCGCCCGTCCGGAGCTCTTCGACTGCAACGGCACACCGGCCCAGCGGTTCTCGGTCCCGGGTCTGCAGACGCCGGCCCTGCCGATGATCAATCCATGA
- a CDS encoding anti-sigma factor antagonist (This anti-anti-sigma factor, or anti-sigma factor antagonist, belongs to a family that includes characterized members SpoIIAA, RsbV, RsfA, and RsfB.) → MVAPPQVSAPPPRVYRTLRHTVVELRGEIDIAVLPQSLPVVDEVTSPQAAQVVIDLTPVTFLDCSGLRLLNRARLRLAARGGSLTVVCPHPFTLRVIALSGLGRTLHVVRGLREAIDLDQCA, encoded by the coding sequence ATGGTCGCCCCTCCGCAGGTCTCCGCCCCGCCCCCGCGCGTCTACCGGACGCTCCGGCACACCGTCGTCGAGCTACGGGGCGAGATCGACATCGCCGTCCTCCCGCAATCGCTGCCGGTGGTGGACGAAGTAACGTCTCCGCAGGCCGCCCAGGTCGTGATCGACCTGACGCCCGTCACCTTCCTCGACTGCTCCGGACTGCGCCTGCTCAACAGGGCGCGCCTGCGCCTGGCGGCCCGGGGCGGGAGCCTCACCGTCGTGTGCCCGCACCCGTTCACCCTGCGGGTCATCGCCCTCTCCGGGCTCGGCCGGACCCTGCACGTGGTGCGCGGTCTGCGGGAGGCCATCGACCTCGACCAGTGCGCGTGA
- a CDS encoding SRPBCC family protein, which produces MPDVHTTRARTATLLAVPLLLAASGTVAAPAGAATRPTGAVTCQGAGVDPGAAVRYRSERVIHAPLSTIWKLQTDVERYPSWQAGIETIERLDHGPFAAGSAFRWTTRAPATPTTPATTLTITSTVQQLKRHSCIRWTGPATGGGLLINGTHVWDFTAVKGGVRVRTEETHTGPQVDADVPAATKILGEGLEAWLSALKSTADARSARAGHPGTSRI; this is translated from the coding sequence ATGCCCGACGTCCACACCACCAGGGCCCGTACCGCGACCCTGCTCGCCGTCCCGCTGCTGCTGGCCGCGTCCGGCACCGTCGCCGCTCCCGCCGGGGCCGCCACCCGCCCCACCGGCGCCGTCACCTGCCAGGGGGCGGGCGTCGACCCCGGCGCCGCCGTCCGATACAGGAGCGAGAGGGTCATCCACGCGCCGCTGAGCACCATCTGGAAGCTGCAGACCGACGTGGAGCGCTACCCGTCCTGGCAGGCCGGGATCGAGACCATCGAGCGGCTCGACCACGGCCCCTTCGCCGCCGGTTCGGCGTTCCGGTGGACGACCCGGGCGCCCGCCACCCCCACGACCCCCGCCACCACCTTGACCATCACCTCGACCGTCCAGCAGCTCAAGCGCCACTCCTGCATCCGCTGGACCGGCCCCGCCACCGGCGGCGGGCTGCTCATCAACGGCACCCACGTCTGGGACTTCACCGCCGTCAAGGGCGGTGTCCGCGTACGCACCGAGGAGACCCACACCGGCCCCCAGGTCGACGCCGACGTTCCCGCCGCCACCAAGATCCTCGGCGAGGGCCTCGAAGCCTGGCTCAGCGCACTCAAGAGCACGGCCGACGCCCGCTCCGCCCGGGCCGGGCACCCCGGGACGAGCCGTATCTGA
- a CDS encoding TetR/AcrR family transcriptional regulator, with translation MAENSTESPRERYRAQVRAEIKERAWEQIAAAGAPGLSLNAIAKRMSMSGPALYRYFAGRDELITDLIRDAYRGLADTVRAAAAEGADLVGLAHAVRGWALTDPQRYFLIYGTPVPGYHAPDDVTVVAGEIMACLLDASAALTGADAPGAVDRPVPFDAHLADHRDWADGHPAGPAALHRALAFWARVHGVLSLELAGHFTGMGFDPALFFEAELNDLVAQGS, from the coding sequence ATGGCGGAGAACAGTACGGAGAGCCCGCGCGAGCGCTATCGCGCCCAGGTGCGCGCGGAGATCAAGGAGCGCGCGTGGGAGCAGATCGCCGCCGCCGGGGCGCCCGGACTCTCCCTCAACGCGATCGCCAAGCGGATGAGCATGAGCGGCCCCGCCCTCTACCGCTACTTCGCCGGCCGCGACGAGCTGATCACCGACCTCATCAGGGACGCCTACCGCGGCCTCGCCGACACCGTCCGCGCGGCAGCGGCCGAGGGGGCCGACCTGGTGGGCCTGGCGCATGCCGTGCGCGGCTGGGCCCTGACGGACCCTCAGCGGTACTTCCTCATCTACGGCACTCCCGTACCCGGCTACCATGCGCCCGACGACGTGACCGTCGTCGCGGGCGAGATCATGGCGTGCCTGCTCGACGCCAGCGCGGCGCTCACCGGCGCCGACGCCCCGGGCGCCGTGGACCGCCCCGTACCGTTCGACGCCCACCTCGCCGACCACCGGGACTGGGCGGACGGCCACCCCGCCGGGCCGGCGGCCCTCCATCGCGCGCTGGCCTTCTGGGCGCGCGTGCACGGAGTCCTGTCACTGGAACTCGCCGGGCACTTCACCGGCATGGGGTTCGACCCCGCGCTGTTCTTCGAGGCCGA